From one Nicotiana tomentosiformis unplaced genomic scaffold, ASM39032v3 Un00001, whole genome shotgun sequence genomic stretch:
- the LOC138903783 gene encoding uncharacterized protein, giving the protein MLLQIIYQDKATQTEPDNTMENLLLAMTTLCKKVESIEEEIQILKKTTSGQQHDLKNAEIRRSEVSKIPELEGDVEKHLKTHNGLLNAVAGSSTASSSSTKKKEEIKPRYTNTNMNNLFSKPFIQKNIQNTQKEIFLPPQINTYKESLNQAKKTYNHITRTYIDNIYKIQNFLNKNPRSQTTQNPDEDYVTHYLTGYNKLIALPNTNAKLVATCYNYGLLDTVYTQTGQEIATIPEVYRAFMQYKRITKGTLFYIRFYSATAEILYEEIKPIIQVIKIGLTREMLVPEKIEEQEEIEKINIPDFYANKRIIGISTILNELANNYLNQNAIWSYYSREQTMIYSNCREIREPDMEELRQWVLSLLKPEQSTTTRAIRTNFISPELLTRYCKLISHKYPDHICSKCKGEDNIVPDVQLE; this is encoded by the coding sequence atgttgttgcagattatctatcaagacaaagctacccaaactgaaccagataatacaatggaaaatctactcttagctatgactacactttgtaaaaaagtggaaagcatagaagaagagatacagatattaaagaaaacaactagtggtcagcagcatgacttgaaaaatgcggagataagacgatcggaagtctctaaaattccagagctagaaggtgacgttgagaaacacctaaaaactcataacGGTTTGTTAAATGCAGTTGCAGGAAGCAGCACAGCTAGTAGTTCATCtacaaagaaaaaggaagaaatcaaacctagatatacaaatacaaatatgaataatttattttcaaaaccattcatacagaaaaatatccaaaatacccaaaaagaaatattcctaccaccacagataaacacctacaaagaaagtctgaaccaagccaaaaagacatacaaccatataacccgtacatatatagataacatatacaaaatacaaaatttcctaaacaaaaatccaagatcccaaactacccaAAATCCAGATGAAGATTATGTTACTCATTATTTAACAGGATATAATAAACTAATAGCACtaccaaatacaaatgcaaaactagtaGCCACTTGCTACAATTATGGATTACTAGACACAGTATATACACAGACAGGACAAGAAATAGCTACCATACCAGAAGTATATAGAGCATTTATGCAGTATAAAAGAATAACCAAAGGAACATTATTCTATATAAGATTCTATTCAGCTACAGCAGAGATACTATATGAAGAAATAAAACCcatcatacaagttatcaagatcggacttacaagGGAGATGCTAGTACCAGAAAAAATAGAGgaacaagaagagatagaaaaaattaatattccagacttttatgcaaataaaaggattatcggaatatccactatactaaatgaactagcaaacaactacctaaaccagaatgctatttggagttattattcaagagaacagacaatgatatattcaaactGCAGAGAAATACGAGAACCAGATATGGAAGAATTAAGGCAATGGGTCTTGAGTCTTTTGAAGCCAGAACAATCTACAACtacaagagctataaggacaaattttatttctccagaattattaacaagatattgcaagttaatcagtcacaaatatccagatcacatatgctcaaaatgcaaaggagaagataatattgttccagacgtacaactggaataa
- the LOC138903776 gene encoding uncharacterized protein, giving the protein MLLQIIYQDKATQTEPDNTMENLLLAMTTLCKKVESIEEEIQILKKTTSGQQHDLKNAEIRRSEVSKIPELEGDVEKHLKTHNGLLNAVAGSSTASSSSTKKKEEIKPRYTNTNMNNLFSKPFIQKNIQNTQKEIFLPPQINTYKESLNQAKKTYNHITRTYIDNIYKIQNFLNKNPRSQTTQNPDEDYVTHYLTGYNKLIALPNTNAKLVATCYNYGLLDTVYTQTGQEIATIPEVYRAFMQYKRITKGTLFYIRFYSATAEILYEEIKPIIQVIKIGLTREMLVPEKIEEQEEIEKINIPDFYANKRIIGISTILNELANNYLNQNAIWSYYSREQTMIYSNCRETAA; this is encoded by the exons atgttgttgcagattatctatcaagacaaagctacccaaactgaaccagataatacaatggaaaatctactcttagctatgactacactttgtaaaaaagtggaaagcatagaagaagagatacagatattaaagaaaacaactagtggtcagcagcatgacttgaaaaatgcggagataagacgatcggaagtctctaaaattccagagctagaaggtgacgttgagaaacacctaaaaactcataacGGTTTGTTAAATGCAGTTGCAGGAAGCAGCACAGCTAGTAGTTCATCtacaaagaaaaaggaagaaatcaaacctagatatacaaatacaaatatgaataatttattttcaaaaccattcatacagaaaaatatccaaaatacccaaaaagaaatattcctaccaccacagataaacacctacaaagaaagtctgaaccaagccaaaaagacatacaaccatataacccgtacatatatagataacatatacaaaatacaaaatttcctaaacaaaaatccaagatcccaaactacccaAAATCCAGATGAAGATTATGTTACTCATTATTTAACAGGATATAATAAACTAATAGCACtaccaaatacaaatgcaaaactagtaGCCACTTGCTACAATTATGGATTACTAGACACAGTATATACACAGACAGGACAAGAAATAGCTACCATACCAGAAGTATATAGAGCATTTATGCAGTATAAAAGAATAACCAAAGGAACATTATTCTATATAAGATTCTATTCAGCTACAGCAGAGATACTATATGAAGAAATAAAACCcatcatacaagttatcaagatcggacttacaagGGAGATGCTAGTACCAGAAAAAATAGAGgaacaagaagagatagaaaaaattaatattccagacttttatgcaaataaaaggattatcggaatatccactatactaaatgaactagcaaacaactacctaaaccagaatgctatttggagttattattcaagagaacagacaatgatatattcaaactgcagagaaa ccgctgcttga